In a genomic window of Mucilaginibacter sp. KACC 22063:
- a CDS encoding DUF502 domain-containing protein: MNKLARILLNYFVKGLLVVVPLGAAIFLIYWAVAGIDKALNLSDIFWVNPKTGKPVYIPGMGILSVIIVIFLAGVLITNVVTDPIKRWFGRWLNRLPLFKFLYSSIKDLTEAFVGEEKKFNDAVIVEINGTKRIGFLTQKDLSSLGLTGEVAVYLPWSYSFAGQVVIVPADKVKHIDKNAAQMMKFVISGGVSGLD, encoded by the coding sequence ATGAACAAATTAGCCCGCATACTACTCAATTATTTTGTTAAAGGTTTACTGGTGGTTGTACCATTGGGTGCAGCTATCTTTTTAATCTATTGGGCAGTTGCTGGTATTGATAAAGCACTAAACCTGAGCGATATATTTTGGGTTAACCCCAAAACAGGAAAACCGGTTTATATACCGGGTATGGGGATACTTAGTGTAATCATTGTTATCTTTTTAGCAGGGGTATTGATCACCAACGTGGTTACCGACCCTATTAAACGCTGGTTTGGCCGCTGGCTTAACCGCCTGCCATTGTTCAAGTTTTTGTATTCATCTATTAAAGATTTAACCGAAGCTTTTGTAGGTGAAGAAAAGAAATTTAATGATGCGGTAATTGTCGAGATTAATGGCACTAAACGAATTGGCTTTCTAACCCAAAAAGACCTGAGCAGCCTTGGCTTAACAGGTGAAGTTGCTGTTTACCTACCGTGGTCATATTCCTTTGCAGGTCAGGTGGTTATTGTGCCTGCCGATAAGGTCAAACACATTGATAAGAATGCAGCACAGATGATGAAATTTGTGATCTCAGGCGGCGTAAGCGGCTTAGACTAA
- a CDS encoding chorismate mutase, with translation MNITSSLLKTVFAFIFLFAFAITNTKAQSTINTSADFGSARSRIDSIDKQLIKLIGERERIVQAIGVYKAKNNIPPLQPARFQQVVNEAKKNGASEGLSPEFIEELMNAIHKESLRIEDEAKKSK, from the coding sequence ATGAATATTACATCATCGCTATTAAAAACAGTATTCGCATTTATCTTTTTGTTCGCCTTTGCAATAACAAATACTAAAGCGCAGTCAACCATTAATACATCAGCAGATTTCGGCAGTGCCCGGTCGCGTATTGATTCGATAGATAAGCAACTGATCAAACTGATTGGCGAACGTGAAAGAATAGTACAGGCTATAGGAGTTTACAAAGCAAAGAACAACATTCCACCGCTACAACCGGCAAGATTTCAGCAGGTTGTAAATGAAGCAAAGAAAAATGGCGCTTCAGAAGGCTTATCTCCTGAGTTTATAGAAGAACTGATGAATGCTATTCATAAAGAAAGCCTCAGAATTGAAGACGAAGCTAAGAAAAGCAAATAA
- a CDS encoding TCR/Tet family MFS transporter yields MDEQVQLPAAEPKRHAALGFIFVTVFIDVLGLGIIIPILPKLLEQLAHVDISTAGQYSGYLTFVYAAMQFICSPILGNLSDRYGRRPVLLLSLLGFGIDYLVMAFSPTLAWLFVGRIIAGIAGASTTTATAYIADISTGDKRSANFGLVGAASGLGFILGIGMGGYLGSVGIKIPFMTAAGLALLNAAYGFFVLPESLPKEHRRKFEWKRANPVGSLIRLHTYPVITGLISAYTLVYIGQKAVESVLAFYVIEKYKWTLSSISTLGIFIGVLLVSIQGGLIRVIIPRFGNQKTIVSGMIFYAIGLVLIAFASHGWMMYVFMIPYCLGGISGPALQGLITEKVNPNEQGELQGALTSLVSITTVIGPLLMTSLFHHFTEKGTSIYFPGAPYLLGAILMLISAVIALYNFRKKAV; encoded by the coding sequence ATGGATGAACAAGTACAATTACCTGCGGCAGAACCTAAACGACACGCTGCATTAGGATTTATTTTTGTAACGGTATTTATTGATGTACTTGGCTTGGGCATTATTATACCCATCCTACCAAAACTTTTAGAGCAGTTAGCGCATGTAGATATAAGTACAGCTGGGCAATACAGCGGCTATTTAACTTTTGTTTACGCTGCTATGCAATTCATATGCTCGCCTATTTTAGGCAATCTGAGCGACCGCTACGGGCGTCGTCCCGTTTTATTGCTTTCCTTATTAGGCTTTGGTATTGATTACCTGGTGATGGCGTTCTCGCCAACTTTAGCTTGGCTTTTTGTTGGGCGCATTATTGCCGGCATAGCCGGTGCAAGTACCACTACGGCTACTGCTTATATTGCTGATATAAGTACAGGCGACAAACGCTCGGCTAATTTCGGACTGGTTGGTGCCGCATCGGGATTGGGATTCATTTTAGGGATTGGCATGGGTGGTTATCTGGGTAGTGTTGGTATTAAAATACCTTTTATGACTGCCGCCGGATTGGCTTTATTAAATGCCGCTTATGGTTTTTTTGTATTGCCCGAATCGCTGCCAAAAGAGCACCGCCGTAAGTTTGAATGGAAACGCGCCAACCCGGTAGGCTCGTTGATCAGGCTACATACCTATCCCGTTATTACAGGTTTAATTAGTGCTTATACACTCGTATACATTGGCCAAAAAGCAGTGGAAAGCGTACTTGCCTTTTATGTAATTGAAAAATACAAGTGGACATTAAGCAGTATCAGTACGCTTGGGATTTTTATAGGTGTGTTACTGGTATCTATACAAGGTGGACTTATAAGGGTAATTATTCCAAGATTTGGCAACCAGAAAACCATTGTTTCCGGAATGATATTTTATGCAATAGGTTTAGTACTGATTGCCTTTGCATCTCATGGCTGGATGATGTATGTTTTTATGATCCCTTATTGTTTGGGTGGTATATCCGGCCCTGCACTGCAAGGGTTAATTACTGAAAAAGTAAACCCCAACGAACAGGGCGAACTGCAAGGTGCATTGACAAGTTTGGTAAGCATCACCACCGTAATCGGCCCTTTGCTAATGACATCGCTGTTCCACCATTTTACTGAAAAGGGCACTTCTATTTACTTCCCGGGTGCGCCATATTTGTTGGGAGCAATCCTGATGCTGATCAGCGCCGTAATTGCCTTATACAATTTCAGGAAGAAGGCAGTCTGA
- a CDS encoding TCR/Tet family MFS transporter, translating to MSSTEGKRQPALGFIFITLLIDITGFGIVIPVFPKLIEHLIHGDLSQAALWGGWLTLAYSVMQFLFAPVLGNLSDRYGRRPILLGSLLGFGIDYTFLAFAPNIGLLFVGRIIAGITGASFTTASAYIADVSTPEKRAQNFGIIGAAFGLGFIIGPVLGGVLGQFSTKLPFLAAAGLALLNAIYGFFILPESLAPENRRPFEWKRANPVGSLMQLKKYPAVSGLIVSLILIYIAAHAVQSTWSYFTMSRFKWTEALVGYSLGLVGLLSGLVQGLLIRVTIPKLGQKKSIVIGLTLYSIALFFFAIASQSWMMYAILVIYCTGGIAGPALQGLISTQIPPNEQGELQGGLTSLMSVTSIIGPPLMTNLFAFFTGKSAPVHFPGAPFLMGAVLMLASTLFAILNFKRARQKVVPD from the coding sequence ATGTCCTCGACTGAAGGAAAACGCCAACCTGCCCTTGGCTTTATTTTCATCACTTTATTAATTGATATAACCGGTTTTGGTATTGTAATTCCGGTTTTTCCTAAGCTGATAGAACACCTTATACATGGCGACCTGAGCCAGGCTGCGCTTTGGGGCGGATGGCTTACCCTTGCTTATTCTGTGATGCAATTTCTGTTTGCCCCGGTATTAGGGAACCTGAGTGACCGTTACGGTCGCAGGCCGATATTACTAGGCTCATTATTGGGTTTTGGTATCGATTATACTTTCCTGGCATTTGCACCCAATATAGGTTTACTATTTGTAGGGCGTATTATAGCAGGTATCACCGGCGCCAGTTTTACAACGGCGTCTGCCTATATTGCAGATGTGAGTACGCCTGAAAAACGTGCGCAAAACTTCGGTATCATTGGAGCCGCCTTCGGACTTGGATTTATTATTGGACCAGTATTAGGCGGTGTATTGGGTCAATTCAGTACCAAGCTTCCGTTTTTAGCAGCTGCCGGATTAGCGCTGTTAAATGCCATATACGGCTTTTTCATATTACCCGAATCTTTGGCGCCGGAAAATCGCCGACCATTTGAATGGAAACGCGCAAATCCTGTAGGTTCTTTAATGCAACTCAAAAAGTACCCTGCGGTAAGTGGTCTTATTGTTTCATTAATATTGATCTACATTGCAGCACATGCCGTGCAAAGTACCTGGTCTTACTTCACCATGTCGCGCTTTAAATGGACGGAAGCTTTAGTAGGCTATTCGCTTGGCCTGGTTGGTTTGCTATCAGGTTTGGTACAGGGATTATTAATCCGTGTGACCATACCAAAGCTTGGGCAGAAAAAAAGTATTGTAATAGGCTTAACGCTTTATAGCATTGCCCTTTTCTTTTTTGCCATTGCCAGCCAAAGCTGGATGATGTATGCCATACTGGTAATCTATTGTACGGGAGGTATTGCAGGGCCAGCCTTGCAAGGACTGATTAGTACGCAGATTCCTCCAAATGAGCAGGGCGAATTACAAGGCGGCCTTACCAGCTTGATGAGCGTTACATCAATTATTGGACCGCCATTAATGACCAATCTCTTTGCATTTTTTACCGGTAAAAGCGCACCTGTACATTTTCCGGGAGCACCATTTTTAATGGGTGCCGTTTTAATGCTTGCAAGTACGCTGTTTGCTATTTTAAACTTTAAGCGTGCAAGGCAAAAAGTTGTCCCTGATTAA
- a CDS encoding helix-turn-helix domain-containing protein — MTSIPPIKTYNFLPCKYGSELLLDIGRIETLENYVLDSTLHQLSFYEIIFIKEGSGTFLLDENKISISPRTIIFTSPGQIRSWEIEQEVKGYTLFFEKDFLHLFFSDELFLYRFQYFHQYSHPAEMLIDETSFGKCLELLYEIEWEFEQLQNDSNHLIRSLLYQLLIVLNRYYAGVYNVQRDTYIHPDFYRFRSLLERRFLQDKTVEAYTKMLNVSPGFLNKICRQFSGLSAQQMIHQKLISEIKRQLYQNKSAKEICYEFGFSDPSNFNRFFKKLTNTTPHQYQKKI, encoded by the coding sequence ATGACATCCATTCCTCCAATTAAAACATACAATTTTCTGCCCTGTAAATATGGTTCAGAGTTGTTATTAGATATTGGACGTATTGAGACATTGGAAAATTATGTGTTAGACAGCACATTACATCAACTTAGTTTTTATGAAATTATTTTTATCAAGGAGGGATCAGGAACCTTTTTATTAGACGAAAATAAAATATCAATAAGCCCAAGAACAATTATTTTCACCAGCCCCGGACAAATCCGCAGCTGGGAAATTGAGCAAGAGGTAAAAGGATATACGCTGTTTTTTGAAAAAGATTTTCTACATCTTTTTTTCTCGGATGAACTATTTCTGTACCGGTTTCAATACTTTCATCAGTATTCGCATCCTGCCGAAATGCTGATAGATGAAACATCATTCGGCAAATGCCTGGAATTGCTATATGAAATAGAATGGGAGTTTGAACAACTTCAAAATGATAGTAATCATTTGATCAGGTCGCTTTTATATCAGTTACTTATCGTTCTAAATCGCTATTATGCTGGTGTTTATAATGTTCAGCGCGATACGTATATCCATCCCGATTTCTATAGATTCCGGTCATTACTGGAAAGAAGATTTTTACAGGATAAGACTGTTGAGGCTTATACCAAAATGCTTAACGTCAGCCCGGGGTTCCTTAATAAAATTTGCAGACAGTTCAGTGGATTATCAGCGCAACAAATGATTCATCAGAAGCTGATTTCAGAAATAAAGAGACAATTGTATCAAAACAAATCTGCAAAAGAGATTTGCTATGAATTCGGTTTCTCAGATCCATCCAATTTCAACCGCTTTTTTAAAAAACTGACCAATACAACTCCCCACCAATACCAAAAGAAAATTTAA
- a CDS encoding regulatory protein RecX, whose product MDEPKAKKKITDEKVALAKAEHYCAYQERSQQEVRDKLYEWGLWTDAIERIISELIAGNFLNEERFAEAYARGKMNIKHWGKVKIKQGLKIKRVSDPLIRKALLKLDADDYYRILQQVIEKKNRSLTEKDTFKRNYKLKQYALSRGFENDLISDVLKNSEL is encoded by the coding sequence ATGGACGAGCCGAAAGCTAAAAAAAAGATTACCGATGAAAAAGTTGCACTTGCCAAAGCAGAACATTACTGTGCTTACCAGGAACGCTCGCAGCAGGAGGTGCGTGATAAGCTGTATGAATGGGGGCTTTGGACAGATGCCATTGAGCGTATCATTAGCGAATTGATTGCCGGTAACTTTTTAAATGAAGAGCGTTTTGCCGAAGCCTACGCACGTGGCAAAATGAACATTAAACATTGGGGAAAAGTTAAAATTAAGCAGGGCCTTAAAATAAAAAGGGTATCAGACCCGCTGATACGCAAAGCACTTTTAAAACTTGATGCTGATGATTATTACAGGATATTACAGCAGGTAATTGAAAAAAAGAACCGTTCGTTGACTGAAAAAGATACCTTTAAACGCAACTACAAGCTGAAACAATATGCTTTAAGCCGTGGATTTGAGAATGATTTAATTTCTGATGTTTTGAAAAACAGCGAGTTATAA
- a CDS encoding AAA domain-containing protein, with product MDYFSDLLGLLNIERKEDRQNYLRLAETTSVTERRAAGMAWYPVAIRGTEPSRGDYITVELERTTHHDIAHQFRFGASVALFSNHNPKTDRAEGIINYQGGNRLKLTLRTDELPDWADAGKLGVDLLFDENSYKEMELALKQAGKKIDDPKQSRLIEILTGLKAPAFDNRDGENFASLNASQNIAVQNILAAQDLAIVHGPPGTGKTTTLVEAIKALVTQKNEQVLVVAPSNTAVDLLSEKLFNAGLNVLRIGNPARVSDKLMSLTLDSKIAAHSYNKQIKDLKKQAAEYKNMAHKYKRSFGRAEREQRKALFDEAHKIMREVDKSEQFIIDDLAAKAQVITATLVGAAHYTIKDKTFKTTVIDEAGQALEPACWIPILKADKVVLAGDHLQLPPTIKSAEAGRKGLSITLLEKLTAKHPEAVVLLEEQYRMNEVIMGFSSKEFYSNRLKAYEGVAHQRLFDGDLPLIFIDTAGAGYDEKLEGTSSTNPEEAAFLIRHLEQLVIEAEEKSLNKELPTVAVISPYKEQIRILDDFFKSSPLLTKHQDKITVNTIDSFQGQERDIVYISMTRSNTEGEIGFLADIRRMNVAMTRARKKLVVIGDSATIAQLPFYADFIAYAEQHGGYQSVWDFPDLT from the coding sequence ATGGATTATTTCAGTGACCTGCTTGGCTTACTTAATATCGAACGCAAGGAAGACAGGCAAAACTATCTCAGGCTTGCCGAAACCACATCAGTAACCGAACGCCGTGCGGCAGGTATGGCATGGTACCCGGTAGCCATAAGGGGTACAGAACCAAGCCGTGGAGATTACATCACTGTTGAGTTGGAACGCACTACGCATCATGACATTGCGCACCAGTTCAGGTTTGGAGCATCGGTTGCCTTGTTCTCCAACCATAATCCCAAAACAGACCGTGCAGAAGGCATCATAAATTACCAGGGCGGTAACCGTTTAAAACTTACCTTACGAACTGATGAACTGCCAGATTGGGCGGATGCAGGCAAACTGGGTGTCGATCTGCTTTTCGACGAAAACAGCTATAAGGAAATGGAACTGGCACTGAAACAGGCCGGTAAAAAAATTGACGACCCTAAGCAAAGTCGGCTGATTGAGATACTCACAGGTTTAAAAGCACCTGCATTCGATAATCGGGATGGTGAAAATTTCGCATCGCTAAATGCCTCACAAAATATTGCTGTACAAAATATTTTGGCTGCCCAGGACCTTGCTATTGTGCACGGTCCGCCGGGAACCGGCAAAACCACTACCCTGGTTGAGGCTATCAAAGCTTTAGTAACACAAAAGAATGAGCAGGTACTGGTTGTGGCTCCAAGCAATACGGCAGTTGATCTTTTAAGCGAAAAGTTATTTAATGCAGGTTTAAACGTTTTGCGCATAGGCAATCCGGCACGGGTTTCTGATAAACTGATGTCTTTAACCCTTGATAGTAAGATCGCAGCTCACAGCTATAACAAACAGATCAAGGACTTAAAGAAGCAGGCTGCCGAGTATAAGAACATGGCGCATAAATACAAGCGAAGCTTTGGCCGTGCAGAGCGCGAGCAGCGCAAGGCTTTGTTTGACGAAGCTCATAAGATTATGAGAGAGGTGGATAAGTCAGAGCAATTTATCATTGATGATCTGGCTGCCAAAGCCCAGGTAATTACCGCTACATTAGTTGGCGCTGCGCATTATACCATCAAAGACAAAACATTTAAAACTACCGTTATTGACGAGGCAGGCCAGGCCTTGGAACCCGCCTGCTGGATACCCATTTTAAAAGCTGATAAAGTAGTTTTAGCAGGCGACCATCTACAACTGCCGCCAACTATCAAATCAGCAGAAGCTGGCAGAAAAGGCCTTAGCATCACGCTACTTGAAAAACTGACCGCAAAGCACCCTGAAGCCGTGGTATTATTGGAAGAACAGTACCGCATGAACGAGGTGATCATGGGATTTTCATCAAAAGAGTTTTATAGTAACCGGTTAAAAGCTTATGAAGGTGTAGCACATCAGCGGCTTTTTGATGGTGATTTGCCATTGATTTTTATTGATACCGCAGGAGCAGGATATGACGAAAAGTTGGAAGGCACCAGTTCTACTAATCCCGAAGAAGCGGCATTTTTAATTCGGCACCTTGAGCAATTAGTTATTGAAGCAGAAGAAAAATCTCTAAATAAAGAATTACCCACTGTAGCTGTGATATCTCCTTATAAAGAACAGATCAGGATACTGGATGATTTTTTTAAAAGCTCACCTTTATTGACAAAGCATCAGGATAAGATCACTGTTAATACGATAGATAGTTTCCAGGGACAGGAACGCGACATTGTTTATATCAGCATGACGCGTAGCAACACGGAAGGTGAGATCGGCTTTTTGGC
- a CDS encoding DUF6624 domain-containing protein, whose amino-acid sequence MKLFTVLLVSLCGISSVMAQSIPCNDTAQITIKLKSIRKADQESRAQFIKQMAENNPEKAKQLALQMKATDKQNQQEIGELLDNCGWPKGLSAEDNHTLFLVIDHAETTYMKKYFPLLKDQADKGIVPKSDLATLQDRILLRSGEKQLYGTQTFKDGAIIRVWPIDEVEHIDQRRKEMGLPPIDEYLATVKSTYKSEVSWDKEMTIEDARQKVLKKP is encoded by the coding sequence ATGAAATTATTTACTGTTCTATTAGTTTCTTTATGCGGTATCAGTTCTGTTATGGCTCAAAGCATTCCGTGTAATGACACTGCCCAAATTACCATCAAATTAAAATCTATCAGAAAGGCTGACCAGGAAAGCCGGGCTCAGTTTATTAAACAGATGGCCGAAAACAACCCGGAAAAGGCTAAGCAACTGGCATTACAAATGAAGGCTACCGACAAACAAAATCAACAGGAAATAGGAGAGTTGCTTGATAATTGCGGCTGGCCTAAAGGGCTTTCTGCTGAAGATAACCACACACTTTTTTTAGTAATAGACCATGCAGAAACAACTTACATGAAAAAGTATTTTCCCCTGCTTAAAGATCAGGCTGATAAGGGCATAGTACCCAAAAGTGATTTAGCCACATTGCAAGACCGTATTTTACTGCGAAGCGGAGAGAAACAACTTTACGGTACACAAACGTTTAAAGACGGTGCTATTATCCGAGTGTGGCCTATTGATGAAGTTGAACATATAGATCAGCGCCGTAAAGAAATGGGGTTGCCACCTATAGACGAGTACTTAGCAACAGTTAAGAGTACCTATAAATCTGAGGTTAGCTGGGATAAAGAAATGACAATTGAGGATGCCCGGCAGAAAGTGCTGAAGAAACCATAA
- a CDS encoding bifunctional UDP-N-acetylmuramoyl-tripeptide:D-alanyl-D-alanine ligase/alanine racemase has product MYSIKEIRQIIGAQGPIIRECNISGLITDSRQVLNASEGLFFALKGRRDGHEFIKEAYNAGVRSFVVAHEPAERMTGANFLTVDNVLNALHILAAHHRQQFNLQVIGITGSNGKTIIKEWLYQLMANEYSIVRNPKSYNSQVGVPLSVWQITKENDLGIFEAGISTSGEMDALEAMIKPQIGIFTHLGSAHDEGFENRRAKVIEKLKLFKHADLLIYNYDQMREYEKDIVTPKRFTWSQKSKDVDLYVFSETVIAKKFYLRAKYKGKEIECLIPFLDAASVENAVYCWATMLAMGYSPQQCDDRLEHLTAVSMRLELKTGVNDCTIIDDSYNSDINSLEIALNFLNQQNQHQTKTLILSDIYQSGLQQEVLYKQVADMVKDKKIDKFIGVGEAIFAHEEYFDVLKKHFYPHTQALLKDLNNLEFSSETILIKGARSFEFERISKALSQKAHETLMEINLTAMVNNLNFYRSKLYPGVKVMVMVKAFSYGSGTFEIANVLQYAKVDYLAVAYIDEGVALRESGIKLPIMVLNPEPAAFDKMVEHKLEPELYSFNMLDEFVKFAYQQNINEYPVHLKIDTGMHRLGFEDYEIETLCDFLEEVKHIRVKSVFSHLVASDAPEHDAFTLQQMKRYEKAYLKIENALGYKFIRHISNTSAIIRWPMAQYDMVRLGIGLYGVDAAVPGHMNGLQPIASLKTNISQIKKLPAGETIGYSRLGKLNKDGKIATVRIGYADGYLRAFGNGVGKMLVKGVLVPTVGNIAMDMCMIDVSDVECKEGDEVIVFNDKQGIDILAKQIGTIPYEILTNISQRVKRVYFYE; this is encoded by the coding sequence ATGTATTCTATCAAAGAAATCCGGCAAATTATTGGGGCGCAGGGGCCAATTATCAGGGAGTGTAATATCAGTGGTTTAATAACTGACAGCCGGCAGGTGCTTAACGCATCCGAAGGATTGTTTTTTGCCCTTAAAGGCCGCCGCGACGGGCACGAATTTATTAAAGAAGCATATAATGCAGGCGTACGCAGTTTTGTGGTAGCGCATGAACCGGCTGAACGCATGACCGGCGCTAACTTCCTGACGGTTGACAATGTACTTAATGCATTGCATATTTTGGCAGCACATCACCGCCAACAGTTTAATTTACAGGTAATTGGTATTACGGGCAGCAATGGTAAAACCATTATTAAAGAATGGCTTTACCAGCTTATGGCCAACGAATACAGCATTGTCCGTAACCCTAAGAGTTATAACTCACAGGTAGGGGTACCATTGTCTGTTTGGCAAATTACAAAAGAGAACGATTTGGGAATTTTCGAGGCCGGTATTTCAACCAGTGGAGAGATGGATGCACTGGAGGCTATGATCAAACCGCAGATAGGCATCTTCACACATTTAGGTTCAGCGCATGATGAGGGCTTTGAGAACCGCCGAGCCAAAGTAATTGAAAAGCTGAAGCTTTTTAAACATGCTGATCTGCTGATCTACAATTATGATCAAATGCGGGAGTACGAAAAAGATATAGTAACTCCAAAGCGTTTTACCTGGAGCCAAAAATCAAAGGATGTCGACCTTTATGTTTTCAGTGAAACGGTTATAGCCAAAAAGTTTTACCTGCGTGCCAAATATAAAGGCAAAGAGATTGAATGCCTTATTCCGTTTCTGGATGCTGCATCTGTTGAAAATGCGGTTTACTGCTGGGCAACCATGCTGGCTATGGGTTATTCGCCGCAACAATGCGATGACCGGCTGGAACATTTGACCGCTGTAAGCATGCGGCTCGAACTTAAAACAGGTGTAAATGATTGTACCATTATCGATGACTCCTACAACTCGGATATTAACTCGCTTGAGATCGCGCTTAACTTCTTGAACCAGCAAAATCAACACCAAACTAAAACGCTCATACTATCGGATATTTATCAATCAGGCTTGCAGCAGGAAGTACTTTACAAGCAGGTGGCCGATATGGTAAAGGATAAAAAGATAGATAAGTTTATAGGGGTGGGGGAAGCCATTTTTGCACATGAGGAGTATTTCGATGTGCTGAAAAAGCATTTCTATCCACATACCCAAGCCCTGCTTAAGGACCTTAATAATTTAGAATTCAGCAGCGAAACTATATTAATAAAGGGGGCGCGTAGTTTTGAATTTGAGCGGATCAGTAAAGCACTATCCCAGAAGGCACACGAAACCTTAATGGAAATTAACCTGACTGCGATGGTTAACAACCTGAACTTTTATCGCTCAAAATTATATCCCGGTGTAAAAGTAATGGTAATGGTAAAAGCATTTTCTTATGGCAGTGGTACATTTGAAATTGCCAATGTGTTACAGTATGCCAAGGTTGATTACCTGGCGGTGGCCTATATAGACGAGGGCGTTGCACTACGTGAAAGCGGAATAAAACTACCCATTATGGTGCTTAACCCTGAGCCAGCGGCATTTGATAAAATGGTAGAGCATAAGCTGGAGCCTGAACTTTACAGCTTTAACATGCTCGATGAGTTTGTAAAATTTGCCTATCAGCAAAACATCAACGAATACCCGGTGCATTTGAAAATTGATACAGGTATGCATCGTCTGGGTTTTGAAGACTATGAGATAGAGACACTTTGCGACTTTCTGGAAGAAGTAAAACACATCCGTGTGAAGTCGGTATTCTCTCACTTAGTAGCCAGTGATGCACCTGAACATGATGCCTTTACCCTGCAACAGATGAAGCGTTACGAAAAGGCTTATTTAAAAATAGAAAATGCTTTGGGTTATAAATTCATCAGGCATATTTCAAATACATCGGCTATTATACGCTGGCCAATGGCACAGTATGATATGGTACGTTTGGGTATAGGTTTGTACGGGGTTGATGCTGCAGTGCCCGGTCATATGAATGGCCTGCAACCTATTGCATCGCTCAAAACCAATATTTCTCAGATTAAGAAGCTACCAGCGGGTGAAACTATCGGTTACAGCCGGCTTGGTAAGTTAAATAAGGATGGTAAGATTGCCACCGTACGTATTGGTTATGCTGATGGTTATTTGCGTGCCTTTGGCAATGGCGTAGGCAAGATGCTGGTAAAAGGTGTGCTGGTACCAACAGTCGGCAATATTGCTATGGACATGTGCATGATTGATGTAAGCGACGTTGAATGCAAGGAAGGGGATGAGGTAATTGTGTTTAACGACAAGCAGGGTATTGATATATTAGCCAAGCAAATAGGTACTATTCCTTATGAAATATTAACAAATATTTCGCAAAGGGTAAAAAGAGTTTATTTTTATGAGTAG
- a CDS encoding winged helix-turn-helix domain-containing protein, with protein MVDSQNLISGNRRYLFGLMILLIIGMISLLFGLKGSDDFNLARREVLLRRVGHEVLLHSGDSTSRVLPVRKISADEYQISFENKLTFQPEQMVNTISRLLANDPVPRDYVVNVLNEGTNNVAYGFAISKNKQDDIVPCKGRKQPQAHYVIDVKFKPAGIAAINNGYVLGGIPVLAFVGFLFFYKKPKRVSPESQPGNMLTLGTALFDSRNRKLTIDGKTIDLTGTETRLLRIFALSPNHIIERNRLQKEIWEDEGVIVGRSLDMFISKLRKKLEPDLNINIVVVRGKGYKLEINA; from the coding sequence ATGGTTGATAGCCAAAATCTGATTTCCGGAAATCGCAGGTATTTATTCGGATTGATGATCCTCTTGATTATTGGTATGATAAGCCTGTTGTTCGGTTTAAAAGGTAGTGATGACTTTAACCTCGCCCGCAGAGAAGTTTTGCTCCGCAGGGTAGGGCATGAAGTGCTGTTACATTCGGGCGACAGTACGTCAAGGGTTTTACCGGTAAGAAAGATTTCCGCAGACGAATATCAGATCAGTTTTGAAAATAAACTTACATTTCAACCGGAGCAAATGGTGAATACAATCAGCCGTTTGCTGGCCAATGATCCTGTCCCCAGAGATTATGTTGTTAATGTGCTAAATGAAGGCACCAACAATGTTGCCTATGGGTTTGCGATATCTAAAAATAAACAAGATGATATTGTGCCCTGTAAAGGGAGAAAGCAGCCACAGGCACATTACGTAATTGATGTTAAATTTAAACCTGCGGGTATAGCTGCCATAAATAATGGATATGTTTTGGGCGGCATTCCGGTTTTAGCATTTGTTGGCTTTCTTTTCTTCTATAAAAAGCCTAAAAGGGTATCTCCTGAATCTCAACCTGGTAATATGTTGACTTTAGGTACGGCATTATTCGATTCCCGCAATCGTAAGCTGACAATTGACGGTAAGACAATAGACCTGACCGGAACCGAAACGCGCCTGCTCCGTATTTTCGCTTTATCTCCTAACCATATTATCGAACGGAACCGCCTACAAAAAGAGATTTGGGAAGATGAGGGAGTTATTGTAGGCCGCAGTTTGGATATGTTTATATCAAAGCTCAGAAAAAAACTGGAACCCGATCTCAATATTAATATTGTCGTTGTTCGTGGCAAAGGTTATAAACTTGAAATTAATGCTTAG